The Neofelis nebulosa isolate mNeoNeb1 chromosome 16, mNeoNeb1.pri, whole genome shotgun sequence genome includes a window with the following:
- the LOC131497778 gene encoding leucine-rich repeat-containing protein 37A3-like gives MQQTIAPPEDTEVTFPHSEHIQHPTLTKVTVKPLDPGLTITPESTTETEPSLTMQETPAQPPEPPKEVVQYPSQQEVTVPTPSKDQGQQPTLPSVTAHHVDLGLTITPEPTTEAEHSTPMKETTAPPPKDLEVTLAHPEQVQSQHPNLTEVTVPPMDLELTVTAGSSVETEPSPTMRDTPTQPPEPPKEVVVQYPFQQEVTVPTPSKDQGQHPASPIISFRHVGLTITPEPITEAEHSTTLKKTTTPPPKDLEVTLAHPKQVQRQHRNLTEVTVPPMDLEIPVSQQPESFETGFPPTTQHPVVHFVNYTSEKAYTTLTWQPEQNATTNLKICELCTCKGETLSCVGLSVQQRLRRVPVLEPDTYNGTFTIL, from the exons ATGCAGCAGACTATAGCTCCTCCAGAGGACACTGAG GTGACATTTCCACATTCAGAGCACATTCAGCATCCAACCTTAACTAAAGTCACAGTTAAACCTTTGGACCCAGGGCTTACCATAACTCCAGAATCCACTACAGAGACTGAACCTTCTCTAACCATGCAAGagaccccagcccagcctccagagccaccTAAGGAGGTTGTTCAGTATCCATCCCAACAGGAAGTGACAGTTCCTACTCCAAGTAAGGATCAAGGTCAGCAACCAACATTGCCCAGTGTCACAGCTCATCATGTGGACTTGGGGCTTACCATAACTCCAGAACCTACTACAGAGGCTGAACATTCTACACCCATGAAGGAGACTACAGCTCCTCCTCCAAAGGACCTTGAGGTGACACTTGCACATCCAGAGCAGGTTCAGAGTCAGCATCCAAACCTGACTGAAGTCACAGTTCCACCTATGGACCTGGAACTTACTGTAACTGCAGGATCCAGTGTGGAGACTGAACCTTCTCCAACCATGCGAGACACCCCAACTCAGCCTCCAGAGCCACCTAAGGAGGTTGTAGTTCAGTATCCATTCCAGCAGGAAGTGACAGTTCCAACTCCAAGTAAGGATCAAGGTCAGCATCCAGCATCACCCATCATCTCATTTCGTCATGTGGGGCTTACTATAACTCCAGAACCTATTACAGAGGCTGAACATTCGACAACCCTGAAGAAGACTACAACTCCTCCCCCAAAGGACCTTGAGGTGACACTTGCACATCCAAAACAGGTTCAGAGGCAACATCGAAACCTGACTGAAGTCACGGTTCCACCTATGGACCTAGAAATTCCTGTAAGTCAGCAACCAGAGTCATTTGAGACAGGTTTTCCTCCAACAACTCAACATCCTGTGGTGCATTTTGTAAACTATACCTCAGAAAAGGCATACACAACTTTAACTTGGCAACCAGAACAGAATGCCACCACAAACCTCAAAATATGTGAGCTCTGTACCTGCAAAGGTGAGACACTGTCGTGTGTTGGTCTCAGCGTACAGCAGAGGCTCCGCAGAGTGCCCGTGCTGGAGCCCGACACCTACAACGGCACCTTCACCATCTTGTAA